A window of the Kazachstania africana CBS 2517 chromosome 10, complete genome genome harbors these coding sequences:
- the RPS7A gene encoding 40S ribosomal protein eS7 (similar to Saccharomyces cerevisiae RPS7B (YNL096C) and RPS7A (YOR096W); ancestral locus Anc_2.188) has product MSAQAKILSQAPTELELQVAQAFVELENSSADLKAELRPLQFKSIREIDVAGGKKALAIFVPVPSLTGFHKVQTKLTRELEKKFPDRHVIFLAERRILPKPARNARQAQKRPRSRTLSAVHDKILEDMVFPTEIVGKRVRYLVGGNKIQKVLLDSKDVQQIDYKLESFQAVYAKLTGKQIVFEIPSETH; this is encoded by the coding sequence ATGTCTGCACAAGCTAAGATTTTATCTCAAGCTCCAACTGAATTGGAATTACAAGTTGCCCAAGCTTTTGTcgaattagaaaattctTCTGCTGACTTAAAAGCTGAATTAAGACCATTACAATTCAAATCTATTAGAGAAATTGACGTTGCTGGTGGTAAGAAAGCTTTAGCCATCTTCGTTCCAGTCCCATCTTTAACTGGTTTCCACAAAGTTCAAACAAAATTAACTCgtgaattagaaaagaaattccCAGATAGACATGTCATCTTCTTAGctgaaagaagaatcttACCAAAGCCAGCTAGAAACGCTAGACAAGCTCAAAAGAGACCAAGATCTAGAACTTTATCCGCTGTCCACGACAAAATCTTGGAAGACATGGTTTTCCCAACTGAAATCGTCGGTAAAAGAGTCAGATACTTAGTCGGTGGTAACAAGATCCAAAAAGTCTTATTAGATTCCAAGGATGTCCAACAAATTGACTACAAATTAGAATCTTTCCAAGCTGTTTACGCTAAATTAACTGGTAAGCAAATTGTTTTCGAAATTCCTTCCGAAACtcattaa
- the RKI1 gene encoding ribose-5-phosphate isomerase RKI1 (similar to Saccharomyces cerevisiae RKI1 (YOR095C); ancestral locus Anc_2.189) has product MVANVKDLPQLSSKLEEAKRTAAYNAVDQNINFEEHRIIGIGSGSTVVYVAERLGQYLKDPARHEQVANFICIPTGFQSRMLIKENGLQLGSIEMFPDIDIAFDGADEVDENMQLIKGGGACLFQEKLVSTSSKKFIVVADYRKKSPKYLGTNWKQGVPIEVVPSAYVRVTKDLETKLHAKKVVVREGTPAKAGPVVTDNNNFIIDADFGEIHDPKLLHTQIKSLVGVVETGLFIDNAEIVYFGNDDGTVSVMNN; this is encoded by the coding sequence ATGGTTGCTAACGTTAAAGACTTACCTCAATTATCAAGCAAATTGGAAGAAGCTAAGAGAACTGCAGCTTATAATGCAGTCGACCAGAATATAAACTTCGAGGAACACAGAATCATAGGCATTGGTAGTGGTAGTACGGTTGTCTACGTTGCTGAGAGATTAGGTCAGTACCTCAAGGATCCAGCAAGACATGAACAAGTTGCTAATTTCATCTGTATACCTACCGGATTTCAATCTAGAATGCTAATTAAGGAGAACGGACTTCAATTAGGTAGCATTGAAATGTTCCCGGACATTGATATTGCATTTGACGGTGCCGATgaagttgatgaaaatatgcAATTGATCAAAGGTGGTGGTGCATGTTTATTCCAAGAAAAACTTGTCAGCACTTCTTCCAAGAAATTCATCGTTGTGGCTGATTATAGAAAGAAGTctccaaaatatttgggCACGAACTGGAAACAAGGTGTACCGATCGAAGTTGTACCTTCTGCTTATGTGCGTGTTACAAAGGACTTGGAAACAAAATTACACGCAAAGAAGGTTGTCGTTAGAGAAGGCACTCCAGCTAAAGCGGGTCCAGTGGTTACTGACAATAATAACTTCATTATAGATGCGGATTTCGGTGAGATTCACGATCCAAAACTATTACATACTCAAATTAAATCTTTAGTAGGTGTCGTGGAAACAGGGTTATTCATCGATAACGCTGAAATCGTTTACTTCGGTAACGACGATGGTACTGTATCCGTTATGAATaactaa
- the KAFR0J01930 gene encoding uncharacterized protein (similar to Saccharomyces cerevisiae YOR097C; ancestral locus Anc_2.187) has product MIKLDTPSFALGFTCCLLLSYASPWLAVIVGGILNFIKFTIIMGIVLGAAYVVGMNSNKRNVKLAEKSAEKVNDRASDIGTFKYFDIPVTKLDERKHEKLATFSESLRYENFVNMAK; this is encoded by the coding sequence ATGATTAAGCTTGACACTCCATCATTCGCTTTAGGATTCACATGTTGCCTGCTATTGAGTTATGCCAGTCCATGGTTAGCCGTAATTGTCGGTGGAATACTTAATTTCATAAAGTTCACGATAATAATGGGTATTGTTTTAGGAGCTGCGTATGTAGTTGGTATGAATAgtaataaaagaaatgtCAAACTGGCAGAGAAATCAGCTGAAAAAGTAAATGATCGTGCCAGCGACATTGGtactttcaaatatttcgaTATTCCTGTCACAAAATTGGATGAAAGGAAGCATGAGAAGCTTGCCACATTTAGTGAAAGTTTAAGGTacgaaaattttgtaaatatgGCCAAGTAA
- the NUP1 gene encoding FG-nucleoporin NUP1 (similar to Saccharomyces cerevisiae NUP1 (YOR098C); ancestral locus Anc_2.186) produces the protein MTTASVSNAGQGHIGLRRRLSNTRKRSISSSIINFFNNNRNNDTNMDEIPESVKEVDSVQSSNRAGSIEVKRRRKQDTISTVNPERDTLILYETGSDFRPPVLPILPIQRLRLLRQKQFLRRMNDRNFVTRHSTSLMSIGDDSEIQGNDTVLYHKSVTPSPIKKPARSSHLKSIASSQNVNTRRKTQGIKWSGSFEYDLSEYDSIPEKKPVTNEQKDAGLTIRLNTNINGLETKAGDSSLSGAQKKLLINGVKPLVKSKIALKEPVKNIATSSKVVLPTAGFDFIKDTGTPSKKAPVSFSLNKGKALQQPQKSLSTDEKKISEAPKISLNLIPSKSQTSTSATKPAFSFVSTSKKQEVEEDDDKEEPRRKKRSAPKGPSINLTSTLSGNKDGGSKEEPRISFGLNGKKEDAKIPSFSFGATEPTERTTFTEPKLSEKTPTTKPAFSFGTSATTGSTTITAPSFSLGAPKSSEETLKATVPVLSLDKEETSTKPTFSFGASLGKKTEEGPAIPSFSFGAPSTKKEDMPTEATIKEAKPTFSFGKQTDEAKPAFSFGEPADVKKEEPKPAFSFGTTSSQGDKADPAKISTFSFSKPNITNVEKEAVISDIKVPVGGFSFGNKENNISTASNGSASSFQFSRPQDKPASGFSFNKLPPPVVAPEKKAETGTTGFSFKKLPTSGSTSAVSTNNPLLGTGTAAAAVPSFNFGSNKSDNQPATPGFSFGKPSNSTGNLQQSLFPTSASSTATSGTYGANTFNASINPLLSSAANGSGANPLLSSQPNNNAGFNFGVNGSNPNTAQSVFQGNTFNPPAVDGFSSNPAPQVNFHPSATANINFGGGGNVNPAAIFNAQTPVTTNTAPQQPGGLMTQRKMARMRQPRR, from the coding sequence ATGACTACTGCATCGGTGTCAAATGCGGGACAGGGCCATATAGGACTCCGTCGTCGCCTCTCAAacacaagaaaaagatcaatttcatcctctataattaattttttcaacaacAATAGAAATAATGATACAAATATGGATGAGATACCTGAGTCTGTTAAAGAGGTTGACAGTGTACAGAGCTCCAATCGCGCAGGATCCATCGAGGTcaagagaagaaggaaGCAGGACACTATTTCCACAGTAAACCCTGAAAGGGATACGTTGATACTCTACGAAACAGGTTCGGATTTCAGACCACCGGTACTACCAATTCTTCCAATACAGCGGTTGAGGTTATTGAGACAAAAACAGTTTTTAAGACGTATGAACGATAGGAATTTTGTGACGCGCCACTCTACGTCGTTGATGTCAATTGGTGACGATTCTGAAATACAAGGTAATGATACTGTCTTGTACCATAAATCTGTTACGCCATCTCCGATAAAGAAACCAGCGAGATCGTCGCATTTGAAAAGCATAGCTTCCTCCCAAAATGTAAATACAAGGAGGAAAACTCAAGGTATTAAATGGTCAGGTAGTTTTGAATACGATCTCTCTGAATATGATAGTATTCCGGAGAAGAAACCTGTTACGAATGAACAAAAAGATGCTGGACTCACAATTCGTTTAAATACAAATATTAATGGTTTGGAGACGAAAGCAGGTGATTCTAGCCTTTCAGGTGCTCAGAAAAAGCTTTTAATAAATGGCGTTAAACCGCTTGTCAAATCAAAGATCGCATTAAAGGAACCCGTCAAAAACATAGCCACTAGTTCGAAGGTCGTATTACCTACTGCGGGATTCGATTTTATCAAGGACACCGGAACACCATCAAAGAAAGCTCCAGTCTCTTTCTCTCTGAATAAAGGCAAAGCCTTACAGCAACCACAGAAATCTTTATCCACTGACGAGAAAAAGATTTCCGAAGCTCCAAAAATATCTTTAAACTTGATACCATCAAAGTCTCAAACCTCTACATCGGCAACAAAACCAGCATTTTCCTTTGTATCAACCTCGAAAAAACAAGAGGtcgaagaagatgatgataaagaagaaccaagaaggaaaaaacGTTCAGCACCAAAAGGGCCTTCCATAAATTTAACATCAACATTATCTGGCAACAAAGACGGTGGTTCGAAAGAGGAGCCTAGAATTTCATTTGGCCTAAACGGTAAGAAAGAAGACGCAAAAATACCATCATTCTCCTTTGGCGCTACTGAACCAACCGAAAGGACTACTTTCACTGAACCTAAATTGTCTGAAAAAACTCCGACTACAAAGCCTGCATTCAGTTTTGGTACATCTGCAACAACCGGTAGCACTACAATAACAGCaccttctttttcattaggAGCCCCAAAATCAAGTGAGGAAACTCTCAAAGCGACAGTTCCTGTATTAAGCCTAGATAAGGAAGAAACTAGCACCAAACCAACCTTTTCCTTTGGGGCTAGTCTTGGCAAGAAAACAGAGGAGGGACCTGCTATACCGTCTTTCTCATTCGGCGCGCCCTCGACAAAGAAGGAAGATATGCCTACTGAGGCAACTATCAAAGAGGCCAAAccaactttttcatttggcAAACAAACTGATGAAGCTAAACcagcattttcttttggtGAACCAGCAGATGTTAAAAAGGAAGAGCCTAAGCCAGCTTTCAGTTTTGGTACAACAAGCTCGCAAGGGGATAAGGCTGACCCTGCAAAGATATCCACCTTTTCGTTTAGCAAGCCAAACATCACCAATGTAGAAAAGGAAGCTGTCATAAGCGATATTAAAGTGCCTGTTGGCGGGTTTTCATTTGGTAACAaggaaaataatataagTACAGCATCTAATGGCTCTGCTTCatcatttcaattttctagACCACAAGATAAACCTGCATCAGGCTTTTCCTTTAATAAACTTCCACCTCCTGTAGTAGCGCCAGAGAAGAAGGCAGAGACTGGTACAACAGGattttcattcaagaaaCTTCCTACAAGTGGCAGCACTAGTGCCGTTTCAACTAATAATCCACTTCTTGGAACCGGTACTGCTGCTGCTGCGGTACCAAGTTTCAACTTTGGAAGTAACAAATCAGATAATCAACCTGCTACCCCCGGATTTTCATTCGGTAAGCCCTCAAATAGTACTGGTAACCTTCAACAAAGTCTATTCCCAACATCTGCTTCAAGCACTGCTACTAGTGGAACTTATGGAGCGAACACTTTCAATGCATCAATAAACCCTTTGCTATCCAGTGCAGCGAATGGTAGTGGAGCAAACCCATTGCTCTCTAGTCAACCAAATAACAACGCTGGATTCAACTTTGGTGTAAATGGTTCCAATCCAAATACAGCTCAGTCCGTATTCCAAGGGAACACATTCAACCCACCCGCAGTGGATGGGTTTAGTAGCAATCCAGCTCCTCAAGTAAATTTCCATCCATCTGCTACCgcaaatataaattttggTGGAGGCGGAAACGTGAATCCTGCGGCCATCTTTAATGCACAAACACCGGTTACAACGAACACTGCACCCCAGCAACCTGGTGGACTCATGACACAAAGAAAGATGGCAAGAATGAGACAGCCTAGGAGGTGA
- the ARF3 gene encoding Arf family GTPase ARF3 (similar to Saccharomyces cerevisiae ARF3 (YOR094W); ancestral locus Anc_2.190) — MGNSISRRLSKLFGSREMKILMLGLDNAGKTTILYKLKLNKIKTSTPTVGFNVETVTYKNIKFNMWDVGGQERLRPLWRHYFPATSALIFVIDCSDRERFNEAKEELYSIISEKEMENVVLLVWANKQDLKGSLKPQEISNLLELDRNLKNQQWCVIGSNALTGTGLVEGLSWISNNIDK; from the coding sequence ATGGGTAATTCTATATCTAGGAGGCTGAGTAAGCTATTTGGGTCTCGagaaatgaagatattgatgcTGGGATTGGATAATGCGGGCAAGACTACCATTCTCTACAAATTGAAACTGAATAAGATAAAGACATCCACACCAACAGTGGGATTTAATGTTGAGACAGTCACGTATAAGAACATCAAGTTCAACATGTGGGATGTTGGAGGACAAGAGAGACTAAGACCGCTGTGGAGGCACTACTTTCCAGCGACTAGTGCGTTGATTTTTGTTATTGACTGTAGTGACCGTGAAAGGTTTAATGAAGCCAAAGAAGAACTTTACAGTATAATTAGtgagaaagaaatggaGAATGTTGTGCTGCTGGTGTGGGCTAATAAACAAGACTTGAAAGGTTCTCTGAAACCTCAAGAGATATCAAATCTATTAGAATTGGAcagaaatttgaaaaaccaACAATGGTGCGTTATTGGTAGTAATGCATTAACTGGGACAGGGTTGGTCGAAGGATTATCGTGGATTTCGAATAATATCGACAAATAG
- the CMR2 gene encoding Cmr2p (similar to Saccharomyces cerevisiae YOR093C; ancestral locus Anc_2.191), producing the protein MDFSIPPTLPVNLQNKLSDIVQDYKDGNLTVKGYETKRLQLLENSTSDPKRSVSNVRANTIRIPGRNQSLSSTLIQKRSSNLNLLSRNDSVYRVTTNSSIASPSIMGTSIRHKRHSSTQLSLPSRDILSNGSYNPMVPLLPRKVLKNDNTLMASLPSILRGRSENYAGQNAIININSKGKETFISWDKLYLRAEKVAHELNKNNLYKMDKVLLWYNKDEVIEFAVAILGCFIAGMIAVPVSFDIYSLGEIIEILKTTNSKFILISNDCYKHLDNLYSANNNKIKLNKNENFSNVIFCKTDDLGTYSKAKKHAPTFDLSTIAYIEFTRTPLGRLSGVVMKHKVLNSQLSLLAKILNSRTMPHWKKNEIMKPHNHKIKPIAANKKLSGRFNLVNTLDPTRSTGLICGIFFNVFSGNLLINVDDNLLSKSGSYENIIDKYRADILLNDQLQLKQIVINYLENPDVVAERRKHKVDFSCIKCCLTSCNTIDVDVTDMVVNKWLKNLGCIDANLCYSPVLTLLDFGGIFLSIKDQLGHSSNFAIHNAKLRHQDELYINKEQLKGNCIETSIDAMASSTSSFKDYLKLETFGFPLPETLLCVVNPDDSTLVPDLTVGEIWVSSDNLIDQFYQMDKVNDFVFKAKLNHTKMFSFISESSDEDLANFAIERLNFISSICPPTTQFLRTKLIGFVYNGKVYVLSLIEDMFLQNKLLRLPNWAHTSDLKKEKASSSGNTASTGGTTIVGNQLNESSLSLPSLATRRVVQTHYLQQITESIVRTVATIYEVSAFELNHHQSEHFLVVVVESSLAKKPQLPANLQSGSSDRSLLAGASQKDKDVLEKKMNDLTDQIYRVLWIFHKIQPMCILVVPKDTLPKRYCSLELANSIVEKKFSSGELNSSFVRFQFDNVILDFVPHSNYYNESIFSQHLSVLRRSFIESTLDVDKDQIDKSFWQTSGIDYREYSYDGKSPKKKVTDFKSILEVLEWRIEKQGNETAFNDGDSNTTSNSNDNNVHKKVSWKTFDLIVGSFLKKIVASKTPLKSGDKVIIMCENAVEYVAMVMACFYCNLVIIPLKPLSERNLKYDFRDLANIIKSYKVKRVFMDSKVNNFLSNNTVANKLFKNYRYLFPKITVFSKLKKKQGINIKLFRNVLKDKFGHQRDNKLNTAPVVIWISNGYDVSNNIHVAMTHFTLMNSSKIIKETLQLGPNSPIFSLYSHTRGLGFIMSCLLGIYVGTSTDLFSYSTVMSDPKNILLGIQNLNIKNLYMNIETFGSLLDKASNLMKSKAEIVKHKGSQRSSASNLRFDFFKDVENLMIPFSGRPRTTAVENLLNRYQSILLSVEQINYVYEHHFNSIISLRSYLDLPPIDLFLDPVSMREGIVEELNPNSAEAIGALRLQDSGVVPVCTDVSIVNPETLVPCLEGEIGEIWCCSEGNASNYAIMNKNGTLTKDDFIDEQFKSRFEKDSYNGLTYLRTGDLGFIKNVQVTNTKGDLISLNLLYVLGPINETIDVLGLTHFVGDLEKSVKDAHHLIKNCIISKAGGLLVCLIRCKDNTSTKYGNITALLVSELLNKHGVVLDLCSFVKSDCNNRILNESWSSNRFTIMQEWFNRKITIGAQYGVNYGENISIYLLSDFEKENK; encoded by the coding sequence ATGGACTTTTCTATTCCACCGACTTTGCCAGTAAATCTGCAGAACAAACTCAGTGACATTGTACAGGATTATAAAGATGGTAATCTGACTGTAAAGGGCTATGAAACAAAGCGACTCCAACTACTGGAGAATTCAACTAGTGACCCAAAGAGATCAGTTAGTAATGTTAGAGCAAATACTATACGAATCCCAGGTAGAAATCAAAGCTTATCTTCCACCTTAATACAGAAGAGGTCATCGAATCTCAATTTACTCTCAAGAAATGATTCTGTTTATAGAGTCACtacaaattcatcaatagCATCTCCCTCAATCATGGGAACCTCCATAAGGCACAAACGCCATTCGTCTACGCAGTTATCCCTTCCTTCTAGGGATATTTTGTCAAATGGTTCCTACAATCCTATGGTGCCTCTACTGCCAAGGAAAGTTCTGAAGAATGACAACACTTTAATGGCTTCTTTACCTTCCATATTGAGAGGAAGATCTGAGAACTATGCAGGTCAAAATGcaattataaatataaattctAAAGGTAAAGAAACATTTATAAGTTGGGACAAGTTATATTTAAGAGCAGAAAAGGTAGCCCATGAgttaaacaaaaataacCTCTACAAGATGGATAAAGTCCTTTTATGGTACAATAAAGATGAAGTAATCGAATTCGCTGTAGCTATATTGGGTTGCTTCATTGCTGGAATGATCGCCGTTCCAGtttcatttgatatttattcaCTTGGAGAAATCATtgagattttgaaaactaCAAACTCAAAATTCATTCTAATATCAAATGATTGCTATAAACATCTAGACAATCTATATTCAGcgaataataataaaataaaattgaataaaaatgaaaatttctctaaCGTTATATTTTGTAAGACTGACGATTTGGGAACCTATTCAAAGGCCAAGAAACATGCACCAacatttgatttatcaaCAATAGCTTATATCGAATTTACTAGGACTCCTCTAGGAAGGTTATCCGGTGTTGTTATGAAACATAAGGTATTAAATAGTCAACTTTCGTTGCTGGCAAAAATATTGAACTCTAGAACAATGCCTCattggaagaagaatgaaattatGAAGCCTCACAATCATAAGATCAAACCCATTGCGGCCAATAAAAAACTTTCAGGTAGATTTAATTTAGTAAATACTCTGGATCCCACCAGATCAACGGGGTTAATATGTggtatatttttcaatgtcttCAGTGGTAATCTTTTGATAAACGTTGACGACAATCTGTTGTCGAAAAGTGGTTCCTACGAAAATATTATCGATAAATATAGAGCAGATATCCTTTTAAATGACCAACtacaattgaaacaaattgTTATCAATTACTTGGAAAATCCTGATGTGGTCGCTGAAAGAAGGAAACATAAGGTGGATTTCAGTTGTATTAAGTGTTGCTTAACATCATGTAATACAATAGATGTTGACGTAACCGACATGGTTGTTAATAAATGGCTCAAAAATTTAGGTTGTATAGACGCAAATTTATGCTATTCGCCAGTACTAACTCTTCTAGATTTTGGTGGtatctttctttctataAAAGATCAATTGGGCCATTCAAGTAATTTTGCTATTCATAACGCCAAACTGAGACACCAGGACgaattatatattaacAAGGAACAGTTGAAGGGCAATTGTATCGAAACCAGTATTGACGCAATGGCAAGTTCAACAAGTTCATTCAAGGACTACTTAAAGTTGGAGACGTTCGGTTTTCCACTTCCAGAAACATTACTTTGCGTGGTAAATCCAGATGACTCAACCTTAGTTCCTGATTTGACTGTGGGTGAAATATGGGTATCTTCAGACAACTTGATAGAccaattttatcaaatggATAAGGTTAATGACTTCGTCTTTAAAGCGAAGCTAAACCATACGAAAATGTTTTCATTTATCAGCGAAAGCTCTGATGAAGATCTAGCAAATTTTGCGATAGAGAgattaaattttatatCTAGTATTTGCCCCCCGACAACGCAATTCCTGAGGACCAAGCTAATAGGGTTTGTTTATAATGGTAAGGTGTACGTTCTTTCGTTAATTGAAGATATGTTTTTGCAAAACAAATTACTAAGACTACCTAACTGGGCTCACACATCTGACttaaaaaaggaaaaagcGTCCTCTTCTGGTAATACTGCTAGTACCGGAGGTACCACTATTGTCGGcaatcaattgaatgaatcaTCTCTTTCGCTCCCTTCTCTCGCAACGAGACGTGTTGTGCAAACGCATTATCTACAGCAGATTACCGAGAGCATTGTACGAACTGTTGCGACGATTTATGAGGTCTCTGCTTTTGAACtgaatcatcatcaaagtGAGCATTTCTTAGTAGTAGTAGTTGAAAGTTCACTTGCCAAAAAGCCACAGCTTCCAGCAAATTTGCAATCTGGAAGTTCTGACAGATCATTACTTGCAGGCGCCTCTCAAAAGGATAAGGATGTTCTagagaaaaagatgaaTGATTTAACAGATCAAATTTACAGAGTTCTTTGGATCTTTCACAAAATCCAACCTATGTGCATATTAGTTGTTCCTAAGGATACGTTACCAAAAAGATACTGCTCTTTAGAATTGGCAAATAGCATtgtagaaaagaaattttctagCGGTGAATTAAACTCCTCCTTTGTtagatttcaatttgataatgttATTCTTGATTTTGTACCACATTCAAACTATTATAATGAGAGTATATTCAGTCAACATCTTTCAGTTTTGAGAAGATCATTTATTGAGAGTACATTAGATGTTGATAAAGACCAAATAGACAAATCGTTTTGGCAAACATCTGGTATAGACTACAGAGAATATTCTTACGATGGCAAAAGTCCCAAGAAGAAAGTTACAGATTTTAAATCAATTCTTGAAGTGTTGGAATGGAGAATCGAAAAACAGGGAAATGAAACAGCCTTTAACGATGGAGATAGTAATACTACCTCAAATagtaatgataataatgttCATAAAAAGGTTTCCTGGAAAACTTTTGATCTGATAGTTGGCTCctttctgaaaaaaatcgTGGCATCGAAGACGCCACTGAAAAGTGGAGATAAAGTTATCATTATGTGTGAAAATGCTGTCGAATATGTTGCTATGGTAATGGCTTGCTTTTACTGTAACCTTGTTATCATACCACTAAAGCCACTAagtgaaagaaatttaaaatatgACTTCAGGGATTTGGCCAATATAATTAAAAGTTACAAAGTGAAGAGAGTTTTTATGGATTCTAAggtaaataattttttatctaaTAACACAGTTGCTAAcaaattattcaagaattatCGATACttgtttccaaaaattaCCGTATTTTCCaaactgaaaaagaaacaaggtataaatataaaattattcagAAATGTATTGAAGGATAAATTTGGGCATCAACGAGATAATAAACTGAACACTGCTCCAGTAGTAATTTGGATATCAAATGGTTATGATGTTTCTAACAATATCCATGTGGCAATGACGCATTTCACACTGATGAATTCATCtaaaattatcaaagaaaCATTGCAATTAGGTCCTAATTCTCCAATCTTCTCTCTTTATTCTCACACAAGAGGTTTAGGTTTCATAATGAGCTGCCTACTTGGTATCTATGTAGGCACATCGACCGACCTTTTTAGCTATTCAACTGTAATGTCAGatccaaaaaatatattgcTAGGGATACAGAATCtgaatattaaaaatttgtatatgaatattgaaacttttGGCTCTCTACTGGATAAAGCATCTAATCTCATGAAGTCTAAAGCAGAGATTGTAAAGCATAAAGGCTCTCAAAGAAGTTCAGCATCAAACCTCCgatttgatttcttcaaagatgttgagaatttgatgattcCTTTTAGTGGAAGACCTCGTACGACAGCTGTAGAAAATTTACTAAATAGATATCAGTCTATTTTATTATCAGTTGAACAAATCAATTACGTTTATGAGCATCATTTCAACTCGATTATTTCGTTACGATCGTATCTTGATCTTCCTCCCATcgatttatttttagatCCAGTCTCAATGAGGGAGGGTATAGTAGAAGAGTTAAATCCAAACTCCGCCGAAGCTATCGGTGCTTTGAGGCTACAGGATTCAGGTGTCGTTCCTGTTTGTACAGATGTCTCAATTGTTAACCCAGAGACTTTGGTGCCCTGCCTTGAGGGTGAAATTGGAGAAATTTGGTGTTGTTCTGAAGGTAATGCATCGAATTATGCCATTATGAATAAAAATGGCACCTTAACCAAGGACGATTTCATTGATGAGCAATTCAAAAgtagatttgaaaaagattcatATAATGGATTAACTTATCTAAGAACTGGTGACCTTGGTTTCATCAAAAACGTTCAAGTGACGAATACAAAAGGAGACTTAATTAGCCTAAATCTACTATACGTCCTCGGTCCGATTAACGAAACTATTGACGTCCTTGGTTTAACGCACTTTGTAGGAGATCTAGAAAAATCTGTGAAAGATGCCCATCACTTAATTAAGAACTGTATTATTTCTAAGGCTGGAGGGTTACTAGTGTGTTTGATAAGATGCAAAGACAATACCTCAACTAAGTATGGTAATATAACTGCATTACTTGTCTCTGAGTTACTAAACAAGCACGGCGTTGTATTGGATTTGTGCTCGTTTGTAAAATCAGATTGTAACAATAGAATACTAAATGAGAGCTGGTCTAGTAATCGTTTCACCATTATGCAAGAATGGTTCAATAGAAAGATTACAATTGGGGCACAATATGGTGTCAACTATGGTGAAaacatttcaatttaccTACTCTCtgactttgaaaaagaaaataaatga